One genomic segment of Ricinus communis isolate WT05 ecotype wild-type chromosome 3, ASM1957865v1, whole genome shotgun sequence includes these proteins:
- the LOC8283126 gene encoding homologous recombination OB-fold protein isoform X3, translating to MGQPWEESLDLDDSDLPSLRPLKRQTTTLSPSQPFLQRCCSLSQNNHNLPSQLHPFIPGPAGTLQIAMLRRRNIKNEENTHEHEHAVPTQEYLRRAIQDSVEDDDDFTRHPWRSAVQFIRLKGLTDGDGAIGIPLSAIKNWNNLDKLPQVVAIIKCCNTLNGLGDMMVTLKDPTGTIDATIHHRVLAETEFGKDVSVGAVLVIQKVAVFSPSRAAHYLNITHSNIIKVIPKDTRDPQNRDCSAPTVKHVAPISERNEDSWMPQKPFSSSQGRTEGIMSSLRQDATRGSSHDEHMERDKATKHSCNSSREITNQNAIAGKELLLAHQNVANQSNETTDETDKNNNNEVVSCEQINPSTQAGRGNILENAPSASAAADSFNPFSNRGSGEVSGTKQRQPLTSSVALPQWTDEQLDELFALD from the exons ATGGGCCAACCATGGGAAGAATCTCTCGACCTCGACGATTCAGACCTCCCTTCTCTCCGCCCTCTGAAGCGCCAAACCACcactctctctccctctcaaCCATTTCTCCAACGCTGTTGCTCTCTCTCCCAAAATAATCATAATCTTCCCTCACAATTACATCCCTTCATCCCCGGCCCTGCTGGAACCCTCCAAATCGCCATGCTCCGTCGTCGGAAcattaaaaatgaagaaaataccCATGAACATGAACATGCAGTCCCTACTCAGGAGTACCTTAGAAGAGCTATCCAAGACAGCGTTGAAGATGACGATGATTTCACTCGTCATCCCTGGCGCTCCGCAGTCCAATTTATTCGGCTAAAag GCTTAACAGACGGTGATGGCGCAATTGGGATTCCCTTGAGTGCGATCAAGAACTGGAATAACTTGGATAAGCTGCCTCAG GTTGTTGCTATTATCAAATGTTGCAACACACTAAATGGCCTTGGTGACATGATGGTTACTCTTAAG GATCCAACTGGCACAATTGATGCTACCATTCATCATAGAGTACTTGCCGAGACTGAGTTTGGAAAGGATGTATCTGTTGGAGCGGTGCTAGTAATCCAAAAG GTGGCAGTTTTTTCTCCTTCACGTGCTGCTCATTATCTCAACATAACACATAGCAATATAATCAAG GTCATCCCCAAGGATACTAGAGATCCGCAAAATCGAGACTGTTCTGCACCAACAGTCAAACATGTTGCTCCAATTTCTG AGCGCAATGAAGATTCATGGATGCCTCAGAAGCCATTCTCTTCGTCACAGGGAAGAACTGAAGGAATTATGAGTAGTCTCAGACAAGATGCTACAAGAGGAAGTTCTCATGACGAACATATGGAAAGAGACAAGGCAACAAAGCATAGCTGCAATAGCAGTAGAGAAATTACAAATCAAAATGCTATTGCTGGGAAGGAACTTTTACTGGCGCATCAGAATGTGGCTAATCAATCGAATGAAACAACTGATGAAacagataaaaataataacaatgaaGTTGTGTCATGTGAACAGATAAACCCTTCCACTCAAGCAGGGAGAGGCAACATATTGGAAAATGCTCCATCCGCTAGTGCTGCAGCAGACTCGTTTAATCCCTTTAGCAACAGAGGGAGCGGAGAAGTTAGTGGAACTAAGCAGAGACAGCCGCTGACTTCGAGCGTTGCACTCCCACAGTGGACAGATGAACAATTGGATGAGCTTTTTGCATTAGATTGA
- the LOC8283126 gene encoding homologous recombination OB-fold protein isoform X1: MGQPWEESLDLDDSDLPSLRPLKRQTTTLSPSQPFLQRCCSLSQNNHNLPSQLHPFIPGPAGTLQIAMLRRRNIKNEENTHEHEHAVPTQEYLRRAIQDSVEDDDDFTRHPWRSAVQFIRLKGLTDGDGAIGIPLSAIKNWNNLDKLPQVVAIIKCCNTLNGLGDMMVTLKDPTGTIDATIHHRVLAETEFGKDVSVGAVLVIQKIALYQSACNCFERSTIFQVAVFSPSRAAHYLNITHSNIIKVIPKDTRDPQNRDCSAPTVKHVAPISERNEDSWMPQKPFSSSQGRTEGIMSSLRQDATRGSSHDEHMERDKATKHSCNSSREITNQNAIAGKELLLAHQNVANQSNETTDETDKNNNNEVVSCEQINPSTQAGRGNILENAPSASAAADSFNPFSNRGSGEVSGTKQRQPLTSSVALPQWTDEQLDELFALD, encoded by the exons ATGGGCCAACCATGGGAAGAATCTCTCGACCTCGACGATTCAGACCTCCCTTCTCTCCGCCCTCTGAAGCGCCAAACCACcactctctctccctctcaaCCATTTCTCCAACGCTGTTGCTCTCTCTCCCAAAATAATCATAATCTTCCCTCACAATTACATCCCTTCATCCCCGGCCCTGCTGGAACCCTCCAAATCGCCATGCTCCGTCGTCGGAAcattaaaaatgaagaaaataccCATGAACATGAACATGCAGTCCCTACTCAGGAGTACCTTAGAAGAGCTATCCAAGACAGCGTTGAAGATGACGATGATTTCACTCGTCATCCCTGGCGCTCCGCAGTCCAATTTATTCGGCTAAAag GCTTAACAGACGGTGATGGCGCAATTGGGATTCCCTTGAGTGCGATCAAGAACTGGAATAACTTGGATAAGCTGCCTCAG GTTGTTGCTATTATCAAATGTTGCAACACACTAAATGGCCTTGGTGACATGATGGTTACTCTTAAG GATCCAACTGGCACAATTGATGCTACCATTCATCATAGAGTACTTGCCGAGACTGAGTTTGGAAAGGATGTATCTGTTGGAGCGGTGCTAGTAATCCAAAAG ATTGCGTTGTATCAATCAGCCTGTAATTGCTTTGAGAGATCGACAATTTTTCAGGTGGCAGTTTTTTCTCCTTCACGTGCTGCTCATTATCTCAACATAACACATAGCAATATAATCAAG GTCATCCCCAAGGATACTAGAGATCCGCAAAATCGAGACTGTTCTGCACCAACAGTCAAACATGTTGCTCCAATTTCTG AGCGCAATGAAGATTCATGGATGCCTCAGAAGCCATTCTCTTCGTCACAGGGAAGAACTGAAGGAATTATGAGTAGTCTCAGACAAGATGCTACAAGAGGAAGTTCTCATGACGAACATATGGAAAGAGACAAGGCAACAAAGCATAGCTGCAATAGCAGTAGAGAAATTACAAATCAAAATGCTATTGCTGGGAAGGAACTTTTACTGGCGCATCAGAATGTGGCTAATCAATCGAATGAAACAACTGATGAAacagataaaaataataacaatgaaGTTGTGTCATGTGAACAGATAAACCCTTCCACTCAAGCAGGGAGAGGCAACATATTGGAAAATGCTCCATCCGCTAGTGCTGCAGCAGACTCGTTTAATCCCTTTAGCAACAGAGGGAGCGGAGAAGTTAGTGGAACTAAGCAGAGACAGCCGCTGACTTCGAGCGTTGCACTCCCACAGTGGACAGATGAACAATTGGATGAGCTTTTTGCATTAGATTGA
- the LOC8283126 gene encoding homologous recombination OB-fold protein isoform X2: protein MGQPWEESLDLDDSDLPSLRPLKRQTTTLSPSQPFLQRCCSLSQNNHNLPSQLHPFIPGPAGTLQIAMLRRRNIKNEENTHEHEHAVPTQEYLRRAIQDSVEDDDDFTRHPWRSAVQFIRLKDGDGAIGIPLSAIKNWNNLDKLPQVVAIIKCCNTLNGLGDMMVTLKDPTGTIDATIHHRVLAETEFGKDVSVGAVLVIQKIALYQSACNCFERSTIFQVAVFSPSRAAHYLNITHSNIIKVIPKDTRDPQNRDCSAPTVKHVAPISERNEDSWMPQKPFSSSQGRTEGIMSSLRQDATRGSSHDEHMERDKATKHSCNSSREITNQNAIAGKELLLAHQNVANQSNETTDETDKNNNNEVVSCEQINPSTQAGRGNILENAPSASAAADSFNPFSNRGSGEVSGTKQRQPLTSSVALPQWTDEQLDELFALD from the exons ATGGGCCAACCATGGGAAGAATCTCTCGACCTCGACGATTCAGACCTCCCTTCTCTCCGCCCTCTGAAGCGCCAAACCACcactctctctccctctcaaCCATTTCTCCAACGCTGTTGCTCTCTCTCCCAAAATAATCATAATCTTCCCTCACAATTACATCCCTTCATCCCCGGCCCTGCTGGAACCCTCCAAATCGCCATGCTCCGTCGTCGGAAcattaaaaatgaagaaaataccCATGAACATGAACATGCAGTCCCTACTCAGGAGTACCTTAGAAGAGCTATCCAAGACAGCGTTGAAGATGACGATGATTTCACTCGTCATCCCTGGCGCTCCGCAGTCCAATTTATTCGGCTAAAag ACGGTGATGGCGCAATTGGGATTCCCTTGAGTGCGATCAAGAACTGGAATAACTTGGATAAGCTGCCTCAG GTTGTTGCTATTATCAAATGTTGCAACACACTAAATGGCCTTGGTGACATGATGGTTACTCTTAAG GATCCAACTGGCACAATTGATGCTACCATTCATCATAGAGTACTTGCCGAGACTGAGTTTGGAAAGGATGTATCTGTTGGAGCGGTGCTAGTAATCCAAAAG ATTGCGTTGTATCAATCAGCCTGTAATTGCTTTGAGAGATCGACAATTTTTCAGGTGGCAGTTTTTTCTCCTTCACGTGCTGCTCATTATCTCAACATAACACATAGCAATATAATCAAG GTCATCCCCAAGGATACTAGAGATCCGCAAAATCGAGACTGTTCTGCACCAACAGTCAAACATGTTGCTCCAATTTCTG AGCGCAATGAAGATTCATGGATGCCTCAGAAGCCATTCTCTTCGTCACAGGGAAGAACTGAAGGAATTATGAGTAGTCTCAGACAAGATGCTACAAGAGGAAGTTCTCATGACGAACATATGGAAAGAGACAAGGCAACAAAGCATAGCTGCAATAGCAGTAGAGAAATTACAAATCAAAATGCTATTGCTGGGAAGGAACTTTTACTGGCGCATCAGAATGTGGCTAATCAATCGAATGAAACAACTGATGAAacagataaaaataataacaatgaaGTTGTGTCATGTGAACAGATAAACCCTTCCACTCAAGCAGGGAGAGGCAACATATTGGAAAATGCTCCATCCGCTAGTGCTGCAGCAGACTCGTTTAATCCCTTTAGCAACAGAGGGAGCGGAGAAGTTAGTGGAACTAAGCAGAGACAGCCGCTGACTTCGAGCGTTGCACTCCCACAGTGGACAGATGAACAATTGGATGAGCTTTTTGCATTAGATTGA